aaaaattagtaaataagatatagttttaaaatcttttattaCTAATCTATTAAACAATTTTAATCAGAAAGATATTACATAATatgctaaaaaaatatttgcctaataaaaacaagaaaagagcggaaaattttttattgtgaagtcgacatgtgtcctattgtttcttcattagtatattgtatagattGCAGCTCTGTCcgtcttaaaaaaatttaacaataaaattctgcacaaaaattaaaaaatagtgagacaatttaaattatgttaataatattaaaagaattGAAACATGTGGACGTAAAAAACAAAATGGTtgaaattttttcataaaaggatttgtaacaaaagtaaaaaaaaataaactaaaaaagaaaaatacgaCAAACTCTTACGGACAAAGAGGTAGCTGATAAGCATGATTTTTGgtacaaattaattattagttGTTGGATATTTTTTATAGAATTACTCTTAATAGCTTTTTAGTTTTTGGTTATAAGTCGTAATTTATAAAAGCAGCCTAAAACAATGTGAGATGTGAAAACGATTCTaatattaaggaaaaattattccCTAGTAATCATCCATACAAAACAATACCTAGAATTGCTCCTTGGATGAGCAATTTAGCTCGTTGTATAAGTAAGTTTTTTAATATTCGCCAAAAGAAAATTataccaaaaaaattaatatcggCTTCATAGAAAACACAACATAACCAGGCCCGACTTGATTCAGCATGCGTGTTTATGAGTGGATTAACGCCCTGTATCTTCCATGCTACATTTAGGTAAAGTGTACATGCAATATATAAACAAGTTGAAGGTCCGATTGTCTAAAGTTTGAATGATCCATGATGATCTTTGCATAAGAAAACTAGTGAGATTATCTTATCAAAAAGTGCTGAGCCAGGATGGTCCTGATCTCTACGGGATTTGTCCTTTGATCTTCATGCAGCTATCATCTAACCGAAAGAAGTCGTTTTCTTTCCGTCTCAGAACTTCGCACTCATTCGGGATTTACCAAAGAAAGAACCTGGACGAAAATAAAGTGAGTGCAATGAGAAACTAAAGCAAAGCAGCCTGGCAGAAAAACTTGGTATGGAAGTAGATGGTCTTGCTAGGCTCGAGAACCTCGCAGGCAGAGCCTGTCTGCCTCTCCAAGGTGCCCCGCTTTGTCGATCAATGAAAATTTCACTGTGACGTGGCATGAGACCGCACATCAGTGAAGCACGAGACAAACAAAGCCCACAGCCTAGTTCAAAGGACCGGCCTCGATGCAAGGCCCAAGAACCTCGCAGGCAGAGCCTGTGTGCCTCTGCAAGGTGCCCCGCTTTGTCTACAATAAAAATTTCACTGACAGGCAACAGACCACACATCAGTGAGCCACGAGACAGCCAAAGACCACAGCCTAGTTCAAAGGACCAGCCTCGATAACTTCAACTACCAGCATACCTTGTCTGATAATATGCGAAAAGCTTCCACACCCATAGCCTTTTCAAGTTCCTGAAATTGAGTTATACAGCATATAAGGATATCCCGCTATGTAGTACTTGAACCAATAAGTGAAAGAACTTGAGAAatacaagaaaataatattcactcACTTCCAAAGCTTTTGGAGCATTATCTATGCTACAAATGAGCTTCTGGAGGTCTTCATTTTTCAAAGCATCTCGAACTTCTTCAGAAGTGGCTAGAAAAAATTCAAAGAGGTATTGTCAAGGCCAAATGATCCACCACATGATGCAACTTTTTGTGCAGACCCAAAAGTCATGACTTTATTTCCTAAACCAATTGATTGATGCTTAATGGTGGGGATATTAATTGAATGAATCCACAGAAAGATTGCAACAAGATAAGAGAGCTAATTTGAAGCATGCGAAATGACTTAGGTCCAGCTACATGGTTGATTGAGATCTATCTACAAGATCAGAAGATTGAAAAAAGAACGTAGGTTATCACAGAGGTCTGTTTTATCTTCATAATGCACTTTTATGGAGGGACATTGATGGAAACGATCAGAAGAAAAAAGCCCCAAGAAATGGAGAACTAAAAATGCAAGAGAAGCATCTAAATAGATTCGGGCCCTAAATGTGCATGGCAGATACAAAGCTTTGATATAATGTTCTATTAACAATAATGGATTAAGGAAGTTTGACACGTATTCAGATGAGATACCGAACAAAGTTAAGCAGCGTTCTCAAGAAGATATGCTGTATTGTAAACCAAATTCAATACCAATAGATTCCAATTTAGCCTTTTCCAAAACTTCACATGGTTTAACAATATGAAGAGGTCGTTCTGCAAGGACTTGAGAAGGAGCTGTTTACCAAaatcaaaacaagaaaaatacATTAGTTGAAGCAAGGGCAATGAGACAAGGATCTCTACGATACATATAGAAGGGTAACTCATGTGCATAATATACTTGAAATAGTG
The Amaranthus tricolor cultivar Red isolate AtriRed21 chromosome 11, ASM2621246v1, whole genome shotgun sequence DNA segment above includes these coding regions:
- the LOC130827345 gene encoding uncharacterized protein LOC130827345 isoform X1, with amino-acid sequence MGPQQCKVCNEAKSKYKCPTCLIPYCSLVCYKKHKETPCATAKSVSSDDIPKTSHTAPVSGDKKPTPSQVLAERPLHIVKPCEVLEKAKLESIATSEEVRDALKNEDLQKLICSIDNAPKALEELEKAMGVEAFRILSDKVLSLVNPE